A single Streptomyces sannanensis DNA region contains:
- a CDS encoding DUF1343 domain-containing protein has product MSLSRRGLLAATGAAGALVAAPSAAAARTAPRKPRTGFENLAADGYAPLTGQRIGVVTNPTGITRDTRHIVDVMHADERVNLVAVFGPEHGFRGTAQAGGSEGRYDDPATGLPVYDTYLKSGQALAGVFTASGVETVVFDIQDVGARFYTYIWTLYDCMEAAALAGKRVVVLDRPNPISGRAALGPVLDKAFATFVGREPIAQAHGMTVAELALLFNGEYLKARPVELETVQLKGWKRSDFHADTGLPWVPPSPNMPTPDTALVYSGTCLFEGTNLSEGRGTTRPFELLGAEGIDRRWAEAANALELPGVRFREAYFAPTFSKFQGKTVGGVQLHVHDREAYDPVRTGIALLVTAKRSWSGFAWRADNWIDKLTGSTTVRTMIDAGAGPDEVVAAWRNGLDSFRQVREGYLLYH; this is encoded by the coding sequence GCCCGCACGGCGCCCCGCAAACCGCGCACCGGCTTCGAGAACCTGGCGGCGGACGGTTACGCACCCCTGACCGGACAGCGGATCGGTGTCGTCACCAACCCCACCGGCATCACCAGGGACACCCGCCACATCGTGGACGTCATGCACGCCGATGAACGGGTGAACCTGGTCGCCGTCTTCGGCCCGGAGCACGGTTTCCGCGGTACGGCCCAGGCGGGCGGCTCGGAGGGGCGGTACGACGACCCGGCGACCGGGCTGCCGGTCTACGACACGTATCTCAAGAGCGGCCAGGCGCTGGCCGGCGTCTTCACCGCGTCAGGCGTGGAAACGGTCGTGTTCGACATCCAGGACGTCGGGGCCCGCTTCTACACGTACATCTGGACGCTCTACGACTGCATGGAGGCGGCCGCCCTCGCCGGCAAACGCGTCGTCGTGCTCGACCGGCCGAACCCGATCAGCGGGCGCGCTGCCCTCGGGCCGGTGCTCGACAAGGCGTTCGCGACCTTCGTGGGACGTGAACCGATCGCCCAGGCGCACGGTATGACGGTCGCCGAGCTGGCGCTGCTCTTCAACGGCGAGTACCTGAAAGCGCGTCCGGTGGAGCTGGAGACAGTTCAGCTCAAAGGCTGGAAGCGCTCCGACTTCCACGCCGACACGGGCCTCCCCTGGGTCCCCCCGAGCCCCAACATGCCCACGCCGGACACCGCGCTGGTGTACTCCGGCACGTGCCTCTTCGAAGGCACCAACCTCTCCGAGGGTCGCGGCACCACACGCCCCTTCGAACTGCTCGGCGCGGAGGGCATCGACCGCCGCTGGGCGGAGGCGGCGAACGCCCTGGAGCTGCCGGGGGTCCGCTTCCGCGAGGCGTACTTCGCCCCGACCTTCTCGAAGTTCCAGGGGAAGACCGTCGGCGGGGTGCAGCTGCATGTGCACGACCGGGAGGCCTACGACCCGGTGCGCACCGGCATCGCGCTGCTGGTGACCGCCAAGCGGAGCTGGAGCGGCTTCGCCTGGCGCGCCGACAACTGGATCGACAAGCTGACCGGCTCCACCACGGTCCGCACGATGATCGACGCGGGTGCCGGCCCGGACGAGGTGGTGGCGGCCTGGCGGAACGGGCTGGACTCGTTCCGCCAGGTGCGCGAGGGGTACTTGCTCTACCACTGA